The sequence GAGATGTTGAGGTAATGTGGCTtaatcatagactgtataagaAAAATGGACATAGCAGCAGACCCAAAATATGAAGCCCACCTGAAAGAGTCAAAAATCTGCTATGTCTGACAGGTTCTGGTTCCAGCAGAAACTAAAACATGAATGACTGCTTTTCTACAGCTCaggatttgttttattgatagTTTTCATGATCAAACCCAAAGATCAGGTGTCCAATCTGAAATTAAATCAATAATATCTCAATcgtatatttttttgtaaataccaaATGAACCTTTacgttctttttggtcagtagtggtttgatccttccaactctcccatggatccatttcctcccagagtcttccttattgtggaatcatgtagacggaccttaactgaggccagtgaggtctgcagatctttagatgttcctctgggttcttctgtgacctcctggattagatgtcgatgctcttggagaaatgttggtggttggtccactcctgggaaggttctccactgttccatgtttctccatttgtggataatgtctctcactgtggttctctggagtcccagagcctcagcaatggctttggaaccctccagactgatgaatgtcaatgactttgttcctcatctgttcttgaacctctttagaacgtggcatcatgtgctgctttttcagagccttgtgttttcttgcattatctttgtctaatgttaaaattagtttgatgatctggaacatttaagtgtgacaaatatgcaaaaacagaaggTTTCTataggggggcaaatactttttcacagctctGTAAACGACGATACGTTCAGAATTCATCCCTGATGTACTGAAATAATAAGCTAAAgtcaatcaaaaataaaaatccctcACTGTATGAATATGTGTTGGAATCCTGCAgatcttaaaaaaaagaagatggtGATAAAGATGAAGCTGAATTCTGATGTGGATCCGTCTGACTCCAAAACCAGCGATATACTCCTGAAGAAGGTACAGAAATACCTGATAAAGTAACACTGGACATGTTCTGTATACATTTGCATTTGAAAGGGATGATTCATATCAGTGCTCAAATTACACAGagtttaattaatattttcaggttttcagacaatttcacgtttgTATTTGTCCTTTAGTTGGAGACGAACCTGAGACTTCAACAAATGACTGACTTCAAACTCGGCTGGCGAAGTGAAAAACGTGGACTCGTCTTCCAACGTTATGAGGAGCAGGAGGTCGCTCAGAAAAAGGGCAAGTGTAGCTTTTTACATTCTACATTTGAAGCGTGGGTCTGTCCATAGCCCCCGTACAGCTCAGACGTTTACACATCACAGTTCTaactaaacatttttacatcctGAAGAATAAACTTCTGTGAAAATTAATACTTactgtggaaatatttaaagactCGGTTGCAATATGATGTCAGGTTTGGTGGAACCCTGTTGTTCTTTCACCGCCACAACTTCTATGTATAAATTTTATGCATTTACAAGTCAGGAGGATAAattaaccttcttccttaatggtgtgtcagttcaggtggtgtaaatttaaaataatttccagatCTTGATAagttgttttggtcataaaTGCTAAACCAGTTAACCACAAATAGACTCTTTAAAATATCGAACTCATGCTGTAATATTgtactttatttcatttattatggAAATATAATGCCACTGTTTTCATAGTACTTCTTATCTTCACTTAGACTGTAAATTCCACTTTTATCTACTCACCTATAACACGTGCAGCATGGCTGAAGCTATATTTGTGTCTTCATATCATACTTCTCTTATCTAAATTTGCTAGACTGTCagatttattaggactttaggTTTTATATTTATTGCTTTCTAATTGCGATCTTCTATCTATTGCTATCTTGTTATCGAACTTTTTCTGAGTACTGTAAGTTTCAGTTAGACAAATTCCTTGTGTCACTTGATAAAGCTTTTTCTGATTCCGTAAATATTACATTGTTGAGTTCCTGATAAGCTTTCAtctgtgtaaatgataaactgaggcataatattgttggaattgaacttgtttttcttcagaaatgtcaGATAGTTGATTAAACgttaacattttcagaatgtacttagagtttttgtactaaaacaaaggggacaTTTGGAGTCGTGGTTATTTGTAGGTtatgttgtggcattttaaggttgaacaaatgataaaattagacGAATAAGATGTataaatcaaatttaagagcTAATAAAGATAAGATCGGAAGACCTCACGTGCCAACTGAAGCTATGAGTGCACTgaataatcctgtggaaagcgGCAACCCAACTGAAACCTATAGAGCCCATATAAGGCACGAGACAGGAAGTTCATGCCCTCGCTATGTCTGCACTCATGAGGTGAAACTTAGGGAATGCTGAGacaagcagaaataatgccaacctagcagaaataaaaaagaggaggtggtctaACTTTGGATACGATTGCTTCATGTGTATCCTGATTGGGTCTGAAGACGATGGGTTGTGGCTTCCAGAACGGAAGAGGAACGTTTAAGAAAAGGCATAAAAGACGATGTAAcgctttgtgtagtcagttaaaatctcgagattttgctcatgtttgttcttacaacATCTgtagtgaataaatattattcacatcagactctgaaaactgcttgaagactctttcttgagaACTTTTAAAGACTCCAacttttgatccagaattgattttttGACCATGTGTGTGACAAAGCTGTCTGACCATCACTGGCCCTtagcaggcagactgagtcacaacagttaatatgctctgattttattggttgtgaaggaaaaattactctccCACCTTTCTGAGGTCATAATGACCTTTAGGCAGGCAGACACTGTAGGAGATTAGATATTGTCTGATGCGACTAAGCAGATAAGTTGCCTCAGTGTTGGTCTATACtttaaatctgaccttctcccaactgcAAAATATACCTGAAGATCAGAAAGAATCCTCAGAGCTGATGCTGGCGTTGCTTgtatgtactgctgctctgttggtgtcacttgcAACTGACaacaccgttcaaaagtttggggtcacccagacaactttatgttttccatgaaaactcacacttttattcatgtgctaacataactgcacaagggttttctaatcatcaatgagcctttcaacaccattagctaacacaatgtagcattagaacacaggagtgatggttgctggaaatgttcctctgtacctctatggagatattccattaaaaatcagctgtttccagctacaatagtcatttaccacattaacaatgtctagactggatttctgattcatttaatgttatgttcattgaaaaaaaactgcttttctttcaaaagtaaggacatttctaagtgaccccaaactgttgaacagcagtgtaaatcatctgagtctccagtgtgtctttctgtgtctgcTTCAAcatcgctgaacttccacaacagtGGTCACTttagatcaaactggactgaaatgagtttgacacctttgaagtaaattttaaaaaatgttaggTTGTGTTTTCAAAGGGGGTTTTGGATCATCAAGGTGCAGCGACGAAGTCAGAATCATCAGTTGTGGTTCTTTGATGATATGATACATTTTGAAAACCAACCAACATATAAATCTACTGTATTCCTGCAGGCCTGAGAGAGAATGTTGAATAAGTTGAGCCTCCTGTAGCAGGAAAGCTGTTTATAAGTTAGTTAAAAGGTTATTTATTAGTTAGCTGGAAAACCTACAAGAAGCCCTGAGTGAGTTTTATGCTGTAATCCAACCAGCTTTCTTTCATTATGATcattattatataattattttaagtaattgactaaaaagctgtttttttctctttgcaggATGCTGATTGTTAAGCAGAGTCAACCACATCAAAGTGAATTAAACTGTTCTGCTAAATATATTGGATATTGGAAGCCTtgcttttgtgtatttatgtgtaattaTTCACAGCATCTTGCTTCAAATGAGTTGATGAATGTCTTCACCTGCcttattaattaaataaatcatcCTTTTGCTCAAGTTGACTTTGTGTTTAACTCTACTTTAAgtcttttatttaaaacatgattaaacatgtttacatctgCAGATCTGTTATATCTGGTATATTTACTTTATTGGTTACTTCAGTGATGTTGAATGatattgatttctttattttatattttttgtttgaagaaTCTTAAAGTTATTGGAATTTCTCAGATACAGTTGTCACAGCCTTCAGTCGAAATTCATGTTGAGTATTGGCTGTTGGCTATTGCTgcaatgtcagaaaaataatcatttcttCTTTAAACAGGGAATCAAGTCTGTTAGATGTTACGTGTGGTGCCCCCCAGGGGTCAGTGTTGGAACCACAACTGTTTATTCTATATATTAATGACTTGTGTAAGGAGTGAAGCTTATTCTGGATAAATACTGGAAATATTCACTGTGAATGTGTACAAGTGGCTCCACACTTCTAACATTCAAACTGGGAATGCTGTCAAACTAGAAAGTGTTTCCTTGAACCATAACATACTAGAACAGGGCAGGACAAACTGAAACTGATGAGGATCTCACTGACAAACAATgaagcagattttttatttacagtcacaAGCTTTGCTCAAGTCCAAAATTGAAGAACAGCAGGAATGTCTCAAACATACAATTGAAAGAAGTCATGATATGAAGTGAAAACCACAGATTTAAATCTGTTTACTTTGGGTGAACATGCTGCTAAAGCAGCTGACAGAAGGCTTTAATGTCAGCTTGAATGTGATGAACACTGATAACCTTCTCTTCTCTCCAACAGAGTCCAGATCTGATGGTAGATTTCCTGCCTCCTCACCTTTCATAGATCTGCCAGCTGATTGATTGGTGACATTACAATCCTGCAAAGTACAAAACCTGACACATCTGACTCATGCAAATAGATGTGTGACGGTTGAATGAAACAGTTTGGGTGTGGCCTCCTGTGTGATGCCTTAAGTTGCTTTGAAGGAAGTAAAATCTCCGCAGACGTTTGCAGTTGCTGAGAGGTGAAATGGCACAGAGAGGACATCAGATGGATTCAGAAAAACTTTCTTGTTCCATCTGTCTGGATCTACTGAAGGATCCAGTCACTACTTCCTGTGGACACAGCTACTGCATGAACTGTATTAAAACACACTGGGATGGAGAGGATATGAAAAGAATCTACAGCTGCCCACAATGCAGGGAGATTTTCACACCAAGGCCTGTTCTGGAGAAAAACTTCATGTTAGCAGAGTtggtggaggagctgaagaagactggactccaagctgctgctgctgatcactgCTATGCTGGACCTGAAGATGTGGCCTGTGATGTCTGcactgggaggaagaggaaatcTGTCAAGTCCTGTTTGCGCTGCATGATCTCCTACTGTGAGCAACACCTCCAACCTCACTATGATGCACCTCCACTAAAGAAACACCAGCTGGTGGAGCCCTCCAAGAACCTCCAGGAGAACATCTGCTCTCCTCATGATGAGGTGATGAAGATTTTCTGTCGCACCGACCAACGGTTGATCTGTTATCTCTGCACAATGGATGAACATAAAGGACATGAAAcagtcccagcagcagcagaaaggacGGAGAAGCAGAAGGAGCTGGAGGTGAGTCGACTGAACATCCAGCAGAGAATCCAGgacaaagagaaagatgagaagCTGCTTCAACAGGAAGTGAAAGCCATCAATTTTGATGCCGAAAAAACAGTGGAGGACAGTGAGAAGATGTTCGCCCAGATGATCCGTCTCATCCAGAAAAGAAGCTTTGATGTGGAGCAGCAGATCAGATCCCAGCAGGAGACTGAAGTGAGTCGAGTCAAAGAGCTTCAGGAGAAGCTGAAGCAGGAGATCAGAGATCTGAAGAGGAAAGACGCTGAGCTGAAGCAGCTCTCAGATACACCAGATCACACCCAGTTTCTCCACAACTACCCCTCAGTGTCAGCATTCAGTGAGTCCAAACCCTCATCCAGCATCAACATCCATCCTCTGAAACACTTTGAGGAGGTGACAGCAGCTGTGAAAGAGCTCAGAGATAAACTACAGGACATTCTGAGGGACACCTGGTCAAACATCTCACCGACAATCACTGAAGAGGATGCTTTACTGTCAGGACCAGAACCAAAGACCAGAGAGGAATTCTTAATCTATGCACGACAAATCACTCTGGATccaaacacagcaaacacataTCTGTTACTATCTGAGGGAAACAGAAAAGTAATATTATTGAATCAACAGCAGTCTTATTCTGATCATCCAGAAAGatttaatacatattttcaGGTCCTGAGTAAAGAGAGTCTGACAGGACGatgttactgggaggtggagtggagaggaggaggaggagttaaGGTAGCAGCTGCATACAAGAATGTCAGCGAAGACGGGACGTCAAATAATTATGTATTTGGATTCAACGACAAGTCTTGGGCTTTACGTTGTTACACAGACAGATATACATTTTTGTACAACAAAGTCCAAACTGTCCTCTCAGGTCCTCGGTCCTCCAGAATCGGAGTTTATGTGGATCACAGAGCAGGTATTCTGTCTTTCTACAGCGTCTCTGAAACCATGAgtctcctccacagagtccagaccacaTTCACTGAACCCATACATGCTGGTTTTCTGCTTTGTAATGCTGGAGTCACTGCTGAGTTCGTTAAACTCAAATAGAGTCTGAGAGTCGACTTGTGTTCAGCCATGATTTACATACATGATACATGATTTTCTGAAGTAGCCTTGAAATTTTAGCAGATGATAAGTTCATGACATTAATGACTGAAGGAATTCTTCCTTTGTGACTTTTAAAGTGGTGAAAACTACATAAGATGTGTTAAGTAGCAAAACATGAGTTAGTATAacagagaaatgtgttttccactGGTGTCTGAAAATACTACTGCAGTGATACTACAGTGACTAAACATGTAACTACATTTATTTCAATCATACTGCTATTCATAttgtgtaaatgttttatttttctggttcATAATTTTATTCTATAGTTGCTGTAAGTATTTTCCTGAAGACTGTCAAGTAGAAACATGAAGAAACTGAGTGATTTGtaattgtttgtcatttttaaagctgctttcagCTTCTGAAACATGAACATATGttggttttctgttttatacgtgacagtaaactgaatttgtttagtttttgataCGAACTGTTGAAATATAACACAATCTGAAATCTTGAGCTGTTATAGATCAaaattggtgttttttgttgttgttgctgtgcagTCGAACTGcattgtaaacaaaaataaagtagAAATTGTGAGAATGATTGAAGTGTTGGTTTTATTGGGATTAAAGAGTGGAAATGTTTGGTTCTACATG comes from Amphiprion ocellaris isolate individual 3 ecotype Okinawa chromosome 23, ASM2253959v1, whole genome shotgun sequence and encodes:
- the LOC111564320 gene encoding tripartite motif-containing protein 16-like; its protein translation is MAQRGHQMDSEKLSCSICLDLLKDPVTTSCGHSYCMNCIKTHWDGEDMKRIYSCPQCREIFTPRPVLEKNFMLAELVEELKKTGLQAAAADHCYAGPEDVACDVCTGRKRKSVKSCLRCMISYCEQHLQPHYDAPPLKKHQLVEPSKNLQENICSPHDEVMKIFCRTDQRLICYLCTMDEHKGHETVPAAAERTEKQKELEVSRLNIQQRIQDKEKDEKLLQQEVKAINFDAEKTVEDSEKMFAQMIRLIQKRSFDVEQQIRSQQETEVSRVKELQEKLKQEIRDLKRKDAELKQLSDTPDHTQFLHNYPSVSAFSESKPSSSINIHPLKHFEEVTAAVKELRDKLQDILRDTWSNISPTITEEDALLSGPEPKTREEFLIYARQITLDPNTANTYLLLSEGNRKVILLNQQQSYSDHPERFNTYFQVLSKESLTGRCYWEVEWRGGGGVKVAAAYKNVSEDGTSNNYVFGFNDKSWALRCYTDRYTFLYNKVQTVLSGPRSSRIGVYVDHRAGILSFYSVSETMSLLHRVQTTFTEPIHAGFLLCNAGVTAEFVKLK